The genomic interval GAAACCTCGTGCATAAATAAAACAATTGAAAAAAACTGCACTGAAAAAACAAAAATATTGCGCGAATATGCGCTTGAAATCAACATCACTCACCCGGAAATTATTTTTGCCGGCGAAAATTTCACTACAACGGTTTTTCTAAAAAACAATGGCGAAAAATTGCGCGACATTGAAATATACTCATACATGTACGAGCATAGCACAATAATATCAAGCGGATTTGATGGCACAAAATGGGGCAATACAAGAACTGCGAACTCGAGAAAAGTAACGCTTTCAGCAAACGATTCCATAACAATTGAACTTTTGAATCGGGCAAAAGAAAATGCAAGCACGGAAAAGTACACCTATAAGGTAGTTTTTGCTGATTTGGCGGACGATAAAAAATCAGAGGAACGAATATCTCTGATTGAGCTTGATGCGCGCAATGCATCTGAAACTAACGGCTTAAAAAACGAAACGCTTTCAAACATGACCGAAATAGAAAATAAAATTACCGGGAATATGCTTGCGAAAAACGCAGTACCGAAAAAGCTTTCGCTTTTTGACAGAATAATATATAAAATAAAAAGCTGGCTAATTTAACAAATTATTAAAGTATCTCTAAAGATGATTATGGCAACTCTGCAAAATTTGGAAAAAGAAATAGAAAAACTAAAGGAACGAAACATCCGTGTTGAAGCCGACAAAGCATGGGAAACAAGCTATTCGCGGCGAATGCTTCTTATGGTGTATACGTATCTTGCAGTTGGTTTTTATCTAAGCGCGACGTATCTTGCAGTTGGTTTTTATCTAAGCGCGATAAAAATCGCTAGTCCCTGGATGAATGCGATAGTCCCTACAGTCGGATTATGCTTTCAACGCTGACGATGCCGTTTTTCAAGAAATTGTGGTTAAAACACAAATACGAGAGATAATAGCCCTTTTTAAAGATGGAAAAACAATAAGAATTATCGAGCGAGTTCAAAAACATTTGATAAATATATACATAAAAAATATATACGTATTCTAGTGTCTTTTGGATTCCCGTATCCTCGCGCGTTCGTGCCCGGATATATGAAAACAAAAAAGGCGTAATTAATGAAATTCGAAGAATTGAACCTTAAACCCCTTATTCTGAAAAAGATTAAAGAAGAAGGGTTTTTGGAACCGACAGAAATACAAGAAAAATGCATTCCCGAAATAAAAAAAGGACGGGATGTTGTAGGCCAGGCAATGACTGGATCGGGCAAAACAGTAGCGTTCTGCATACCGATTATAGAGGCCGTATCTCCCGGAAGAGGAGTTCAGGCGCTTATTCTTACACCTACAAGAGAATTGTGCGTGCAGGTATCCGACACATTCCATAAATTCGGCCGCGAGATGAACGTACACACAACCGCAATATATGGCGGCGTCGGGATGGAGCCGCAATATCATGCGCTGAAGCGCGCTGATGTTGTCATAGCAACTCCTGGAAGGCTGATGGACCATATGCGCAGAAATTCGATAAAATTAGCCGGTCTGAGATATCTTGTGCTTGATGAAATGGACAAAATGCTCGATATGGGTTTTGTCGATGATGTTGACACCATTGTCAGAAATATTCCGAAAAATAGGCAGACTATGCTTTTCAGCGCGACAATGCCGCAAAGCATAAATTCGCTGATTCACAAATATCTGAATTCACCGCAAATTCTGCGGGCGCAGACAAAGGTTGACAAAAGCCTCCTGAAGCAGATATATTATGTTGTCGAGCAACATGAAAAATTCTCGCTTCTTGTGCATTTATTGAAGCACAAAACAAGCGGTTTTGCAATGGTCTTCTGCGGAACAAGGCATCAGGTTGATGCGATTACCCGGAATCTGCAGAAAAACAGCATAAATTCAATGGCAATACATGGCGGCCTGACTCAAAACAGGCGAATGCATGCGCTTGAATCTCTGAAAAAAGCCAGCATTGATGTTCTTGTCGCAACAGATGTTGCTGCACGAGGGCTTGACATACAGAACGTAACGCACGTTTACAATTTCGACGCCCCGAAAACTCCTGATGAATACACGCACCGCGTCGGAAGAACTGCAAGAGCTGGAAAAGCAGGCGATGCAATAACGCTTTTATCTCATCGGGATTTTGAAAATTTCGACCGAGTCCTGCGCGATAAAACCCTTGAAGTCAGAAAAGAAGAGCTGCCGAAATTCGAGCGCATCCATTTCAAAGCGCGCGAAGATACTTTTGTAAGAAGCGGTGGACGAGATTTTCGTGGCGGAGGGCGTGAAAGCCAAGGCCCGAGAAAAAGCTTTGGCGCGCCCAAATTCCAGAAAAGAGTAAGATGGAAAGACGGATAATCACCATCTATGATTCGGATTTCTTGGTATTATCAGCCATGCGATTAAATACAATAATACGCCCGATCCGCCTGCAAACGTCAAAATAACCCATATCAGACGGATAGGAACCGGATCCACGCCCAAATATTCTGCAAGCCCGCCGCAAACGCCGCCGATAATCCTGTCGTTGCCGGAGCGATAAAGCCTTTTTACCCCATTGCTTGGAATATGATGCAATTCCGTTTCTGCACTTCTGCGATGGGGTTTTGTAATGTACTCCTGAATAATGAGCTGCATCAAAAGAAGAAAATACCCTAAAAGCAAAAAGAACCAAAAGATTCCTACCAGATTCACTTTCACATATTGCGCGAGCACATAAATCACAGGGCTTACGATCATCCCGCCATCAACGAGCATTATGCTTGAAGCAATCCAGAAAAACACAGCTATTCCGAATGCAGCAGAAAGCGGAGAGACAAGCAGATGCCCGGTTCTACAGCATCTTGAAAAATATGTAAGAAGTGATGAAAAAATCAAAATAAGAATGAATATACCGATGTTCAAAAGAAAAAAATCATGCATCGCATAAAGTATTGCACTCCCTGTTCGTTGCGCAAGAAATTCAAGTGCCCAGATGCAGACTGCCAATCCCACGATGCCAATGATTATTGAAAAAATGAGCTCGATAGCGCCAAAGGGGTGATAATCCCTGCCGCAGCATTCATTACTATGTTTCTCTATTCTTTCCCCGAATGCTTTGCCATGTTTTTCGAATCGTTTCCCAAACTCTTCGCCGCGTTCACCTAATTTTTTTCCAAGAGCTTCAGCCTCTTCGCCGAAATGCTTTACCTGCTTCTCGAATTTCTTTTTGCGGGATTCGCGCGACATGGCTGCTTTTTGTTTTGCCTTGCGCGGCTTCTTTTTTGGCATATGGTTTATTTTGCGCGCGGGAACTTATATAGAAAAATCATATAAAATGTTCGGCAGGAGACGACACTATTAAAACATTTGCAATTCTGACGAATTAATGAATTAATAAATATCTCATCCATAGATGATTATGGGGATTTTAGAAAAAATCAAAGAGATCTGGAAAAATATAGGCACATCTAAAAAATCTGTAAGGATATTGGATTTGATAACAATAGTGAGTTTTATTTTGATTTTCTACGGATTTAATGAAAGCAAAAAATCAGAGGAAAACATAATCAATAATGTTAATTCATCAACATCAACAATTACTTTAGGGCAGAAAGAGATTAAAGAACTAATGCTTACCGATAAGATATCCGACTGGAATGTAAATAGTTGTCCCGACATCGTCGATAATCTTAAAACAAAATTTCCGGAATTAACTTGTTTATCTCCGATAAAGACGGAATATTGCGCATCCCAGCCCACCATTGAAAATAGTACCCTTCTTATCGATGGTTGTGATATAGCATATAAAAAAATAGATCTTCCGGATTCGGGATATGCGATTAGGATTCGCTTCAAATCATCATGGAACGCAAATATCGACTCAATACATTATCTATTTGATAATATTGGCGGGGATAATCCTGAGAGGAACAGAATCTCACTATATGTTCAAAATGGTTATTTGAAGTATTCTATTCTTAATGAATACGGAACTGAAGAACATATGATGAAACTGAAGTTAGAAAATAACTCTGCATGGAACGAAAAGGAGTTTAATACCATTGAAATTGGATGGGTTAAAGATCAAAACCGAATGTTTTTAGAAGTAAATGGAAATGAATACAATAAGGTAGTTGGAAATATTAGCCTAAATACATCAAATTCTATTATGTTCCTAGGTTCTGCTATTTTTGGAAACTATCAAGCAGATGGGTATTTCGATTACTGGTTTGTGAGAAAGTACATTTATCCAGAACCGACAGTTTCAATAGGTGCAGAGCAAAGAATATCGTAAATCTACAGAATTATTATTGCCCGCGAACATCAATGTAATAATAACGTCGTTATTGTTTTGACAGCTTGTATCTAACTGTCATACACACACCAACTTATTTCGCCCCCCCCCCAACTTCCCATCCCCTCCTGCTTTGCGCGCCCACCTTCAAACCAGCCGTATGCCGTCGCGCTTTACCTGCTCCACTACGCCGCCTGTGGTTTTTTCAAATTCAATTTCTGTGAAAAAATGCGGCTGTATCTCGCGCCCGAATCTAATCTCTGCGCGCTCGCCTATTTTTTCAAGCAGTATTCTTTCTTTTGCCGAAAGCTCCTTTTCAGTAATTATCGCCATATCCACATCAGAATCCGCCCTGTACGAGCTTTTTACAATCGAGCCGAACACATATATTGCGGATATCTCGACGGAATCCGTTGCCTGCCGCACATACTCCCTAAGAATCATTGCGATTTTCGGGCTCATGTTGTTCAGGTCTTTTCGCTCGCTCTGGATTATTTCAGCGGCCATGCGCGCGTATTTATTTGCCATATTCATGCGGTAATATGTTTTATTTCCTGATTTTTCATAATCAACTATGCTGTTATGAAGAAGGATTTCCATCGACCGGAAAATGGCGTTTCCGCCAAGCTTTGTTATTTCTTTTATCTCTTCTTTTGTAACGCCCTGTCCCGGAGCTTGCGCAAGAACAACTAGCGCGCGCCACACCGCCTTTGACCCGAAAACAATATCAACCAGCATTGAGCAGCCCCTCCATGATTTTTATGAACGGCTCTGCGATATTTGCAATGAACCAAAGCGCTTTCTTTGAATAATCGATATTTTTAGACGATGTCTGCTCGGAATAATATTGCGCTTTCCCGCGCTCCTTTTTTCCAGTTATGAGCAGATACGGCACCGAATCGGGTTCAACGCCGGCTATTTCATCCTCTGCTTTTTCAAGAAGTTTTATGACTTTTTCTTTCTCCTCTTTTTGCTCAAAAACATTTTTCAGTTCATCAATAGTTTGCCTGTGGGTTTCGGATCCGGAAATCTTGAGGTTATGAATATTTCCAAGATAAAGCTTTGCAATATCATGCATCGCATAGTAACTGCAAATTATCGCCCAGCGCGGATGTTCTTTAATAATTTTTTCTGCCAGCCGAAAATCATCCTTATACGCAAATTCATGAAACTCAAGCCATATCTTTCGCTCAACTTCTGTAAGATTTGTCATTTTTAATCATTCCTCCATTACAATGGATTAAAATCATCTCGCTTTGCTCGAAGCTTTTAAACCTTCGTTCAAAAAGCTTGAAATTGGCCTTTATGCCATGCAATTTCATGAGTATATCACTTTTATGATATTATATTCGCTTATTTATATAGTTTATCACTTTTATGATGAATTTGCATCACTTTTTGTGCAGACGTGCGTTCCAATAATCGCTTATATTTCTTTTCGCAGTATAATAATTTCGCCGATATTTTTATCGCGCTTTTTTTCAATCTCCTTATAGCCGAGCTTTTTGTAAAACTTGTCTGCGGTTATACTTGACGGCAGCTCGACAAAGGAATATCCTCTGTTCTTAACTATTTTTTCGGCATGTGCCATCAGTCTTGTGCCGATTCCAATTCCATGAAAGGTTGGATTGACAAAAAGATTAAAGACGTGGTTATTTTCTATGCCGACAATCCCGAAAATTTTCGCGTTTTCCGCTGCTACAAAGATTGCTCTTTTTTTAGAAGCATCAATTAATCTTTTTGGAGAATACTCATCACACAGATATTGAATTGCTGATGGGGGATAATCTTTGCTGTTGACTTCAACCAACGCTTTTCTGATAAGATTTGAAACTTTTCGCGCGTCTTCTTTTTTGAATTTCCTAATCATCACTTCTTCCCCCAGCTTCCAAGCCCCTTCTGCTTTGCGCGCCCGAGTAAATCGTCTTCTGTCACGCCGAAAATGTGCAAGACGCGCAATGCTGCAGGCACAATCTGGTTGTTGATGTAATACTCCGGGTCGTAATTCTTTGCGTATTCAGTCAATTCCGCGCGATCGCTGATAGAACCGCTTCCTTTTGTAATGACGTATTCGATTGTCTCGCCGACCCGAATTTCTTTGCCGCGCGCGTTTGCCTTCTCAACCGCTGCAACATGCGGGCCGCGCTGGACATAATGCTTGAGTTGCCGCGTAAGCTGCGTATAGACGCGCAACTCAGTCAAAGGCACTTTCTCAAGCTTTACTTCCTGCACGATTTTTTTAACATACTCGACAGCTTCTTTCTGCCGTTTATTCAGAACCAAGTCAAGCACTTTTTCTTGAGTATCTTTTGCAAGCCTTGACCAGTCCCTGCGCACTTTTTCAAATCCGCGAATTGTGATATTGCCGTCTTTGTCTATCAGAGCATATCGCTTTTTCGCCCCACCCTCGCCGGCTTTCTTTGAAACAAAAATTCCGCGCACATAAATTCCCTGCAAATCAAGCTCCATTATTCCAGGAAGTGTTGCATTCACTTTCTGCAAAAAATTATGCGCCTCAACTTCTGTATTTTTGTCGATGCGCAAAAATAAAGAATCCGTATCGCCATATAGCGCTTCAAAACCCTGCTCCTCTGCCATTGCAATGACATTCTGTATATAGTTTCTGCCGAATGCAGTGACTGCTGACGCACATTCCCTATTATACCATCGCGAGCCGGCAAAGCCAAGATACCCGTACATTGCGTTGCTGACTGTCTTTACCGCGAACTGGCGCGCATTCAGTTCGGCATAATCGCGGCTTTTCTTATCATGGAATTTCATCTTTTCCTTTATGTGCTTTCTTTCCTGGAAAAGGTCTAAAAGAATTTCCGGAATAAACCCTTTTGTATTTGTACAAAAATGGCTTCTGCTTCCAGGAATTTTATTTTCCTGCCGGTCCTTACAGCACGAACAATTCAGCGTCTCAGGATCTATGTTGTGTGAGACAATTATGCTTGGATACAATCCCCGAAAGTCAAACACGGCAATATTTTCATGCATCCCTGCTTTCGGCTCTTTGACAAAGCCGCCGGCAAACTGCTCCATATCCTTTCGGTCTCCGATTTCCTCTGACGATGGCCGATTCGGCACAACCACATTCATCTGCGATGCTTTTTTTATTGCATAGCTTTCAACAAGCTGGCCGTAAGTCATTCGTGACGCATCGCTTGGCAATTGAGCAGTGAGATTTGACAGCTCAAAAATATTCGGCATTATCCGGTCTGCAAGCTTTAATGTAAGCAGTGAATCCTGCATGCAATAATCCGCAAGCTCGTGAAGCCGCGTCTTCTGTGTCCAGGCATCTTTCAGCTCATCCCAGGTGAATCCTTTTTTCCCTTCACCGACTAATTCCATTGCCACACTATCAAGGGATAGCGTTTCAGAACTCATTGCCGGGGACATCACCCGGGAGATGAAATTGAAAAGGTCTATATGCGGCATGCCTTTAAGAGTTGCGGCCTTTATTCTTCCTTTTTTCTGAAAGGAGAGTGGATTACCGTTCCTGCCGGAAATGATTTTCTCCTTAAGGTCTTTTGCTCTGGAATCAAGCACAACAAAATCAAACCCGTCGCCATTATACGTAACTATGAAGTCGGGGTCAATAGATTTTATCTCTGAAAAAAGCGTTGACATAAGCTCTTTTTCTGATTTGACAAAAATTTCTTTTTCAAATCCGTTTTTCTCATAGCTTATGACCTTTGCGCGCCCGGCAG from Nanoarchaeota archaeon carries:
- a CDS encoding DEAD/DEAH box helicase — translated: MKFEELNLKPLILKKIKEEGFLEPTEIQEKCIPEIKKGRDVVGQAMTGSGKTVAFCIPIIEAVSPGRGVQALILTPTRELCVQVSDTFHKFGREMNVHTTAIYGGVGMEPQYHALKRADVVIATPGRLMDHMRRNSIKLAGLRYLVLDEMDKMLDMGFVDDVDTIVRNIPKNRQTMLFSATMPQSINSLIHKYLNSPQILRAQTKVDKSLLKQIYYVVEQHEKFSLLVHLLKHKTSGFAMVFCGTRHQVDAITRNLQKNSINSMAIHGGLTQNRRMHALESLKKASIDVLVATDVAARGLDIQNVTHVYNFDAPKTPDEYTHRVGRTARAGKAGDAITLLSHRDFENFDRVLRDKTLEVRKEELPKFERIHFKAREDTFVRSGGRDFRGGGRESQGPRKSFGAPKFQKRVRWKDG
- a CDS encoding PspC domain-containing protein, translated to MQLIIQEYITKPHRRSAETELHHIPSNGVKRLYRSGNDRIIGGVCGGLAEYLGVDPVPIRLIWVILTFAGGSGVLLYLIAWLIIPRNPNHRW
- a CDS encoding nucleotidyltransferase domain-containing protein, yielding MLVDIVFGSKAVWRALVVLAQAPGQGVTKEEIKEITKLGGNAIFRSMEILLHNSIVDYEKSGNKTYYRMNMANKYARMAAEIIQSERKDLNNMSPKIAMILREYVRQATDSVEISAIYVFGSIVKSSYRADSDVDMAIITEKELSAKERILLEKIGERAEIRFGREIQPHFFTEIEFEKTTGGVVEQVKRDGIRLV
- a CDS encoding GNAT family N-acetyltransferase; this translates as MIRKFKKEDARKVSNLIRKALVEVNSKDYPPSAIQYLCDEYSPKRLIDASKKRAIFVAAENAKIFGIVGIENNHVFNLFVNPTFHGIGIGTRLMAHAEKIVKNRGYSFVELPSSITADKFYKKLGYKEIEKKRDKNIGEIIILRKEI
- a CDS encoding DNA-directed DNA polymerase, whose amino-acid sequence is MVFDIFVIDADYVVLDGKPHVRLYGRTHEGKSAIVLDNSFYPYFYVVPRPGLTTEDLLLLKSAIEKIIVKGTPERVFDETANGGDETAVSGGDISVKSVDVSEKTVGLDKRHILKVFANIPAHIPHLKSIVKTNPIVSKKIAEVREYDISFYKRYFLDKKIAPLTWVCAEGTEVLQKENAERFGYSADIVILAKNVSASKTESFHNGLKTVAFDLETIDEDKKQKIIMASFASSAGRAKVISYEKNGFEKEIFVKSEKELMSTLFSEIKSIDPDFIVTYNGDGFDFVVLDSRAKDLKEKIISGRNGNPLSFQKKGRIKAATLKGMPHIDLFNFISRVMSPAMSSETLSLDSVAMELVGEGKKGFTWDELKDAWTQKTRLHELADYCMQDSLLTLKLADRIMPNIFELSNLTAQLPSDASRMTYGQLVESYAIKKASQMNVVVPNRPSSEEIGDRKDMEQFAGGFVKEPKAGMHENIAVFDFRGLYPSIIVSHNIDPETLNCSCCKDRQENKIPGSRSHFCTNTKGFIPEILLDLFQERKHIKEKMKFHDKKSRDYAELNARQFAVKTVSNAMYGYLGFAGSRWYNRECASAVTAFGRNYIQNVIAMAEEQGFEALYGDTDSLFLRIDKNTEVEAHNFLQKVNATLPGIMELDLQGIYVRGIFVSKKAGEGGAKKRYALIDKDGNITIRGFEKVRRDWSRLAKDTQEKVLDLVLNKRQKEAVEYVKKIVQEVKLEKVPLTELRVYTQLTRQLKHYVQRGPHVAAVEKANARGKEIRVGETIEYVITKGSGSISDRAELTEYAKNYDPEYYINNQIVPAALRVLHIFGVTEDDLLGRAKQKGLGSWGKK